In Rhodococcus pseudokoreensis, the DNA window GCGATCGATTCGAGCAGGCCGTCCAGGTGCCGCACCGAATCGGTGAGGAACGGAATCACGGGAGCCACCATCACATTGCACGGCAGCCCGGCGTCGGCGATCGCCCGGATCAGATCGAGACGCGCCTTCGGGGTGGGTGTGCCCGGTTCGATCGACTTCTGGAGGTCGGGATCGTGGATCGCCAGCGAGACGCCGATGCTCACCGGCACCTGCCGGGCGGCCAGAGTCAGGAGCGGGAGGTCGCGCCGCAGCAGCGTCCCCTTGGTCAGAATCGAGAACGGGGTCGCGGATTCGGCGAGCGCGCGAATGATGCCGGGCATCAGACGGTATCGGCCCTCGGCGCGCTGATACGGATCGGTGTTGGTGCCGAGCGCCACGTGTTCACGCTTCCACGACCTGCGCCCCAACTCCTTGCGCAGCACCGCCGCGACGTTGGTCTTCACGACGATCTGATTGTCGAAGTCGCCGCCCGCATCGAGGTCGAGGTATTCGTGGGTGGGCCGGGCGAAACAGTAGCGGCATGCGTGCGAGCACCCGCGAAAGGCGTTGACGGTGAATCGGAATGGTAGTTGCGACTCCTCGGGCATCTTGTTCAGCGCACTCTTGCAGAGCACTTCGTGGAAGGTGATGCCGTCGAACTCGGGTGTCTGCACGCTGCGCACGAGTCCGGCGCGTTCCAGCCCTGGCAATGCACCGTCGTCGGCGTCGACCGCTTGCCCATCCCACCTCATGAGTACATGCGAACATTTGTTCTAACCGGTGTCAAGGCTTCGCACCGGGTGGACACCAGATCGTCGACGTCGACCGCGCTGGTGAGAGCGAGGTCGACGCTTGCGAGAATGTCGCTCATGTCGAACAGAAACAACATCTCGTCCGGTTCCGAGTGGGAAGGCAAGATCGGCTATTCCCGCGCCGTGCGCATCGGTCAGCTCGTGTCCGTGTCGGGTACCACCGCGTCGGGTCCCGACGGCCCCGTCGGCGGCGACGACCTCGCCGAGCAGACCCGCGAGGCGCTGCGCCGAATCGAGGCAGCGCTCGCGGAGGCCGGCGCGAGCACGACCGACGTGATCCGCACCCGCATGTACCTCACCGACATGAGCCGGTGGGAGGAAGCCGGCATCGCGCACGGCGAGGTCTTCGGCGAGATCCGCCCCGCCACGACGATCCTCGAGGTCAGTGCGCTGATCGCTCCGGGCCTGCTCATCGAGATCGAGGCCGACGCCGTCATCGGCGACTGACCGCCCCGGGGAGGCGGCACCGCACCGACGAGTGCCACGGCCGCCTCCCCACCTACCGGTGGTCCACCGGAAGTACCCACTCTTCGACGAGATTGGGTGAACAATTGTCGCGGTGAGCCCCCTGGGACGAATCGGTCGAGCGCTCCTCGCGTTCGCGCTGGTCGTTGTCATCGGCACGGCGGGCTACATCGTCCTCGGCTTCGGGCTCCTCGACGCGCTCTATCAGACCGTCACCACGATCACGACCGTCGGATTCCGCGAAGTACATCCCCTCAGCCGCGTCGGAGAAATATTCACGATCACCCTCATCCTCGCGGGGGTGGGCACCGCGCTGTACATGTTCGGCGTCCTCCTCGAGGCGCTCATCGAGGGCCACCTGCGCCATCACATGGAGAGACGGCGAATGGATCGACGCATCAGCCGGATGACCGGCCACATCATCATCTGCGGATGGGGCCGGGTAGGTACTGCGAGCGCGCAATACCTCACCTCACTCGGCCGTGAGATCGTCGTCATCGACCGCGAACCGGACAGACTCCGAGATATCCAGCACCCCACCGTCATCGGAGACGTCACCGACGACCGAACCCTCGAAGCCGCCGGGATCGCGCATGCACACGCTTTGATCTCCGCGCTCGACACCGACGCCGACAACGTGTACGTCACACTGTCGAGCCGGGCATTGCGCCCGGACCTCATCATCATCGCCCGC includes these proteins:
- a CDS encoding Rv2578c family radical SAM protein, whose product is MRWDGQAVDADDGALPGLERAGLVRSVQTPEFDGITFHEVLCKSALNKMPEESQLPFRFTVNAFRGCSHACRYCFARPTHEYLDLDAGGDFDNQIVVKTNVAAVLRKELGRRSWKREHVALGTNTDPYQRAEGRYRLMPGIIRALAESATPFSILTKGTLLRRDLPLLTLAARQVPVSIGVSLAIHDPDLQKSIEPGTPTPKARLDLIRAIADAGLPCNVMVAPVIPFLTDSVRHLDGLLESIADAGASGVTVFPMHLRGSTKGWFMNWLSTEHPALVRQYRQLYGRASYVPPEYKSWLKQRVDPLVDRYGLGGGAKHRDAGQPEPDRGELVGAGRPGPALTLF
- a CDS encoding RidA family protein — its product is MSLMSNRNNISSGSEWEGKIGYSRAVRIGQLVSVSGTTASGPDGPVGGDDLAEQTREALRRIEAALAEAGASTTDVIRTRMYLTDMSRWEEAGIAHGEVFGEIRPATTILEVSALIAPGLLIEIEADAVIGD
- a CDS encoding potassium channel family protein; amino-acid sequence: MSPLGRIGRALLAFALVVVIGTAGYIVLGFGLLDALYQTVTTITTVGFREVHPLSRVGEIFTITLILAGVGTALYMFGVLLEALIEGHLRHHMERRRMDRRISRMTGHIIICGWGRVGTASAQYLTSLGREIVVIDREPDRLRDIQHPTVIGDVTDDRTLEAAGIAHAHALISALDTDADNVYVTLSSRALRPDLIIIARARNEGSMSKLVRAGANRVVNPQLIGGRRMGSFALQPHVAEFFDVVMHDETLDYRMEEITVGSTSPWVGYPLEQMGIHASGALLLAIRTVSGQFVANPAPTIQLEPAMILIALGTPDELDAARHHVNP